The Setaria viridis chromosome 9, Setaria_viridis_v4.0, whole genome shotgun sequence sequence cggcgacggcggtggcgctgaACGAGCACGTCTTCGCGGTGGCAGACGGCATCGTCGGCACGGTGGCGTTCGGGAACATCTACGGCACGGAGCGGTTCGCGCACAGGGAGCGGTTCCAGCACGTGCTGGACGAGGCCATGCACGTGATGGCCAGCTTCTCCGCCGAGGACTTCTTCCCCAACGCCGCTGGCCGCCTCGTCGACCGCGTCACGGGCCTCGTCGCCCGACGCGAGCGCATTTTCAGGGAGCTCGACGCCTTCTTCGAGACGGTCATCGACCAGCACACGGACCCCGCGCGCGTCGTCCCCGAGAacggcggcgacctcgtcgACGTCCTCGTCAACCTGTGGAAGGAGAACCGGGGCACGTTCCGCTTCACCCGAGACCACGTCAAGGCCCTCATCATGAACACGTTCATCGGCGGGATCGACACGAGCTCGGTGACGGTGCTGTGGGCGATGTCGGAGCTGATCCGGAAACCGCGGGTGCTGAGGAAGGCACAGGACGAGGTAAGGGCCGTCGTGGGAGGCAAGCCGCGCGTGGACCCCGACGACGTGCCCAAGCTCCCGTACCTcaagatgattgtgaaggagACCCTGCGCCTGCACCCGCCGGCGACGCTGCTGGTGCCTCGGGAGACGGTGCGGGACGTGAGGATCGGCGGGTACGACGTGCCGGCGAGGACGCGCGTGTTCGTGAACGCGTGGGCGATCGGCAGGGATCCGGCGAGCTGGGCGGACGCCGAGGAGTTCCACCCGGACAGGTTCGAGGGGAGCAACGTGGACTACAACGGCGGGCACTTCGAGCTGGTGCCGttcggggcggggcggcggatcTGCCCGGGCCTCGCCATGGGCGAGACGAACGTGAGCTTCACGCTGGCGAACCTGCTCTACTGCTTCGACTGGGCGCTGCCGGaggggatggcggcggaggacgtgagcatggaggaggccggcgggctgACGTTCCACCAGAAGATGCCGCTGGTGCTGGTGCCCACAAGGTACCACCACCGCACGGCGACGGCGTAGTGTAGTAGTAGTCGTCATCGTATCGTCGACGATTGAATAAAAGATAAGCGTGCGCGACGTAGGTGCCTCACCTT is a genomic window containing:
- the LOC117837674 gene encoding 4-hydroxyphenylacetaldehyde oxime monooxygenase, which encodes MATPLLPSELLAGLPQQWLLGLSLLLPVVLLASSYLFLATKTTKNGARRLPPGPAQVPVLGNLHLLGPLPHRNLRDLARRHGPVMLMRLGTVPTVVVSSAAAAREVMKEHDIDCCNRPVSPGPKRISYGLNDIIFAPYGEQWREMRKLFIVELLSMRRVQAASYAREQQVDRMIARLSRAAPATAVALNEHVFAVADGIVGTVAFGNIYGTERFAHRERFQHVLDEAMHVMASFSAEDFFPNAAGRLVDRVTGLVARRERIFRELDAFFETVIDQHTDPARVVPENGGDLVDVLVNLWKENRGTFRFTRDHVKALIMNTFIGGIDTSSVTVLWAMSELIRKPRVLRKAQDEVRAVVGGKPRVDPDDVPKLPYLKMIVKETLRLHPPATLLVPRETVRDVRIGGYDVPARTRVFVNAWAIGRDPASWADAEEFHPDRFEGSNVDYNGGHFELVPFGAGRRICPGLAMGETNVSFTLANLLYCFDWALPEGMAAEDVSMEEAGGLTFHQKMPLVLVPTRYHHRTATA